In Alteromonas mediterranea DE, a single genomic region encodes these proteins:
- a CDS encoding cold-shock protein translates to MSNSVNGTVKWFNEEKGFGFLTPEAGGKDVFVHFRSIASDGFKTLAEGQEVSFEVEQGQKGPQAANVVVR, encoded by the coding sequence ATGTCTAATTCAGTAAACGGCACAGTTAAATGGTTCAACGAAGAAAAAGGTTTTGGTTTCCTAACACCTGAAGCTGGCGGCAAAGATGTATTCGTACACTTCCGTTCAATTGCTTCTGACGGTTTCAAAACTCTTGCTGAAGGCCAAGAAGTTAGCTTTGAAGTTGAACAAGGCCAAAAAGGTCCACAAGCTGCTAACGTAGTTGTTCGATAA
- the glpQ gene encoding glycerophosphodiester phosphodiesterase translates to MLRKRLGFFKSTTAIATSHVNSTQQTHGDWLGRCIYCVSAKARNIMPAIALAVSSYIAAPTLHADTHELTSAQRFSVIAHRGASGYLPEHTLEAATLAFSLKPDFIEQDVVISKDNVPVVLHDIHLETVTNVEAVYPKRHRADGRYYARDFTLEELRNLRVHERANSDGKQVFENRYRGQQAQFTLATLAEHFELISELNRQFGTSVGVYPEVKSPAFHSNEGVDASKIVIDMLNTYGFGGESGNSYLQCFDFKEVKRIRETLGYKGKVVMLIGENDWGESDTDYDWLRTKEGMGEVASYADGIGPWLGHLLNKKAMAEGKLEAAKWLEYAHDNSLTIHPYTYREDALPAGMTGTQLLEALENVANVDGVFTDHVVPVTRWRAQKD, encoded by the coding sequence ATGCTACGCAAACGCTTAGGCTTTTTTAAGAGCACGACGGCAATTGCCACGTCACACGTAAATTCAACACAGCAAACACATGGTGATTGGCTTGGGCGCTGTATTTATTGTGTTAGCGCTAAAGCGCGTAACATAATGCCCGCAATTGCACTGGCTGTTTCAAGCTACATAGCAGCTCCAACTTTGCATGCCGACACTCACGAACTGACTAGTGCTCAACGCTTCTCAGTCATCGCTCACCGCGGTGCTTCTGGCTACCTACCTGAGCATACTCTTGAAGCCGCTACCCTCGCCTTTTCTTTGAAACCTGACTTTATTGAGCAAGATGTAGTTATTAGCAAAGATAATGTTCCCGTGGTACTTCACGATATTCATTTAGAAACCGTGACGAACGTTGAAGCTGTCTACCCTAAGCGCCACAGAGCCGATGGCAGGTATTACGCGCGAGACTTTACCTTAGAAGAGTTACGAAACCTACGGGTTCACGAGCGAGCAAACAGCGATGGGAAACAAGTATTTGAAAATCGTTATCGCGGCCAACAGGCTCAGTTTACCCTTGCTACATTAGCAGAGCACTTTGAATTAATCAGCGAACTAAATCGCCAATTTGGTACTTCAGTAGGCGTTTACCCCGAAGTCAAATCGCCTGCTTTTCATAGTAACGAAGGGGTCGACGCTAGCAAAATTGTTATCGATATGCTGAATACCTATGGCTTTGGTGGAGAAAGTGGCAACAGCTATCTTCAGTGTTTCGACTTCAAAGAGGTGAAACGCATTCGCGAAACACTAGGCTATAAAGGCAAAGTGGTTATGCTTATTGGCGAAAATGATTGGGGCGAAAGCGACACCGACTATGACTGGCTTCGCACTAAAGAGGGTATGGGCGAGGTAGCTTCTTATGCTGATGGCATTGGCCCATGGCTAGGCCACTTACTGAACAAGAAAGCAATGGCAGAAGGAAAATTAGAAGCGGCAAAATGGCTTGAATACGCCCATGATAATTCGCTGACCATTCATCCTTACACCTATCGCGAAGACGCTTTGCCTGCAG
- a CDS encoding M20/M25/M40 family metallo-hydrolase — protein sequence MSRLNTIAKRLAVGALVTACSLGVFAETSPITPQQKKNAETLIQKALNSDLGYSIVESLTTEIGPRLGGSEAEKRAREWGVEVGKRLGFDKVSIEEFTMPFWDRGHLHIALTAPYAQPLYGTALGGAAPSESEINADIVYFRDIHALTAVKGGALNGKIAFIDGDAMVKSQTGAGYGQANQRRRIGWQHAQRGGAEALVVRSVGSDSHRFPHSGMMSSDGDSWADIPVVAISNPDADHLRRLHNLGKPLSLSLHSESKWKGEVSSGNVILDLVGSEKPEEIVLIGGHLDSWDLGTGAVDDGAGIAITTAAAALIASLPERPKRTIRVVMFGAEEVGLLGAFAYAKQHEKNLSNHVLATESDFGAQTIWQLVSNVNPEATVLVDEIAKILSPLGIIRGGSDVAGGGPDIIPLAAKGVPTIRLNQNGRDYFDLHHTPDDTLDKINPDELAQNIAAYAASIYLLADSDVKLKTK from the coding sequence ATGTCTCGATTAAATACTATCGCTAAACGTTTAGCGGTTGGTGCCTTAGTAACTGCATGCAGTTTAGGCGTATTTGCTGAAACCTCGCCAATTACGCCGCAGCAAAAGAAAAATGCTGAAACACTTATACAAAAGGCACTTAATAGTGACTTAGGCTATAGCATTGTAGAGTCGCTAACTACTGAGATTGGCCCTCGTTTAGGTGGCTCTGAAGCGGAAAAACGCGCTAGAGAGTGGGGTGTAGAAGTTGGTAAACGTTTAGGTTTTGATAAAGTCAGTATAGAAGAATTCACTATGCCCTTTTGGGATAGAGGTCATTTACACATTGCGCTTACCGCCCCCTATGCACAACCCCTTTATGGCACAGCATTAGGTGGTGCTGCGCCATCTGAAAGTGAAATTAATGCTGATATTGTTTACTTTAGAGACATTCATGCGTTAACTGCGGTTAAAGGCGGCGCACTTAACGGTAAGATCGCGTTTATAGATGGCGATGCCATGGTAAAAAGTCAAACTGGCGCGGGCTACGGACAAGCAAATCAGCGTCGACGCATCGGCTGGCAGCATGCCCAGCGCGGTGGTGCTGAGGCGTTAGTGGTACGTTCGGTAGGTTCAGATTCACACCGTTTTCCTCATTCAGGCATGATGAGTTCAGACGGTGATAGCTGGGCCGATATTCCAGTGGTAGCAATTTCAAACCCAGATGCTGATCACCTGCGCCGCCTACACAACTTAGGTAAACCATTGTCTCTGTCACTACATTCTGAATCAAAGTGGAAAGGCGAAGTAAGCAGCGGCAACGTAATTTTAGATCTAGTGGGCAGTGAAAAGCCTGAAGAAATCGTACTTATAGGCGGCCACTTAGACAGCTGGGACTTAGGTACAGGTGCGGTTGATGACGGTGCAGGCATAGCCATAACTACCGCGGCGGCAGCGTTAATCGCTTCTTTACCTGAGCGCCCAAAACGCACTATTCGCGTGGTTATGTTTGGCGCAGAGGAAGTCGGTTTATTAGGTGCTTTTGCTTATGCAAAGCAGCATGAGAAAAATCTAAGCAATCACGTTTTGGCGACTGAGTCTGATTTTGGCGCGCAAACTATTTGGCAACTTGTGTCTAATGTTAACCCTGAAGCTACGGTGTTGGTCGATGAAATCGCCAAAATCTTATCACCACTGGGCATAATTCGCGGTGGTTCAGACGTCGCTGGTGGCGGCCCTGATATCATTCCACTGGCAGCTAAAGGCGTACCCACTATTAGACTAAATCAAAACGGTAGAGATTACTTCGATTTGCACCACACGCCAGATGATACCCTCGACAAAATTAACCCGGATGAACTTGCACAGAATATTGCGGCTTATGCAGCTAGTATCTATTTACTTGCAGATTCAGACGTAAAGTTAAAAACCAAATAG
- a CDS encoding endonuclease III domain-containing protein: MTDVVKPISKQEKVREIMRILDELYPEVPIFLDHKDPYTLLIAVLLSAQCTDERVNQITPKLFARADNPYDMVMMTIEEIQDIIRPCGLSPMKSKGIWHLSDMIIKQHNGEVPASFEALEAMPAVGHKTAAVVMSQGFGIPAFPVDTHIHRLMYRWGLSNGKSVEQTERDAKRLFPKERWNDLHLQIILYGREYCPARGFDLNKCIITREFGRKRFINEVLKEQEKKQKIALKKKRK, from the coding sequence TCCAGAAGTTCCAATTTTTCTCGATCATAAAGATCCTTATACCTTGCTTATTGCCGTGCTTTTATCCGCTCAATGTACCGACGAACGCGTAAACCAAATTACACCAAAGCTATTTGCTCGCGCAGATAATCCTTACGATATGGTGATGATGACTATTGAAGAAATTCAAGACATTATTCGCCCTTGTGGTTTATCGCCGATGAAATCTAAAGGCATCTGGCATCTGTCTGATATGATAATCAAGCAGCATAATGGTGAAGTTCCCGCCAGTTTTGAAGCGCTAGAAGCCATGCCTGCGGTGGGCCACAAAACCGCTGCGGTAGTTATGTCTCAAGGCTTTGGCATCCCAGCATTTCCTGTAGATACCCATATCCATCGCCTAATGTATCGTTGGGGGCTGTCAAACGGAAAAAGTGTAGAGCAAACCGAGCGAGACGCGAAACGCTTGTTCCCAAAAGAAAGATGGAACGACCTCCATCTCCAAATAATCCTGTACGGAAGAGAGTACTGCCCTGCTCGCGGTTTCGATCTAAATAAATGTATTATTACGCGCGAATTCGGCAGAAAGCGTTTTATAAACGAAGTGCTAAAAGAACAAGAAAAAAAGCAAAAAATAGCGCTTAAGAAAAAGCGAAAATAA
- the gloA gene encoding lactoylglutathione lyase, with translation MRMLHTMLRVENLEASLHFYTSLMGMRLLRQSENKEYEYTLAFVGYGDESDSTVLELTYNWGDNTYEKGDAYGHIAIEVDDIYRFCENLEANGADVYRKPGPVKGGSTVIAFVRDPDGYAIELIQNKSISLEQSH, from the coding sequence ATGCGAATGCTTCACACCATGCTTCGAGTTGAAAACTTGGAAGCGTCTTTACACTTTTATACCTCACTTATGGGGATGCGCCTATTGCGCCAGTCTGAGAACAAAGAGTACGAATACACGCTGGCGTTTGTAGGCTACGGTGATGAGTCTGATAGCACAGTGTTAGAGCTTACCTACAACTGGGGCGACAATACTTACGAAAAAGGCGACGCTTATGGCCATATCGCCATTGAAGTTGATGATATCTATCGCTTCTGTGAGAACCTCGAAGCAAACGGCGCCGATGTTTATCGAAAACCAGGGCCGGTAAAAGGCGGTTCCACTGTTATAGCCTTTGTGCGCGACCCCGATGGTTACGCCATAGAGCTTATTCAAAACAAATCAATCTCGCTAGAACAGTCGCACTAA